The following coding sequences are from one Gadus morhua chromosome 10, gadMor3.0, whole genome shotgun sequence window:
- the enpp6 gene encoding glycerophosphocholine cholinephosphodiesterase ENPP6 → MCAALLRPLLLILVLVLGGRFCLGDRPLLVFLIDGFRFDYMDELSGLPGFRELVETGVKVDYVTPEFPSLSYPNYYSLMTGRSCDIHQMTGNYMWDEVTMKEFLIGTNLDSRLPLWWDGSEPIWVTMQKKGKNVAMYYWPGCEVEILGVRPSFCEEYVYNPSLKNLTDSIEDALDNLETGKAEMAAIYYEKIDVEGHHFGPDSHQIKTAVRELDTALQMLNKKIKEKDLGDKLNVMLFSDHGMTAIQWMERVIELDQHINMSDIVKMMDRGVVVSLWPKHNKEQEVLTALSGVPNMRVYDRQNIPERFHYKGGKFVPPLTLVAEPGWFITENKATLPYWNNGTGTSGWQKGWHGYDNTFNDMKAFFLATGPDFKKGLQAGPIRAVDIYNLMCSTAGVVPLPNNGSWARVECLLSGAGPLPRPLLWSLLTTLLLALLGVGRH, encoded by the exons ATGTGCGCCGCGTTGCTGCGCCCGCTGCTCCTGatcctggtgctggtgctggggggCCGGTTCTGCCTCGGTGATCGCCCGCTGCTCGTGTTCCTGATCGACGGGTTCCGGTTCGACTACATGGACGAGCTGAGCGGCCTTCCGGGGTTCAGGGAGCTGGTGGAGACCGGGGTGAAGGTGGACTACGTCACCCCGGAGTTCCCGAGCCTGTCCTACCCTAATTACTACTCCTTGATGACAG GCCGTAGCTGTGACATCCACCAGATGACCGGGAACTACATGTGGGACGAGGTGACAATGAAGGAGTTCCTCATCGGGACCAACCTCGACAGCCGTCTGCCCCTTTGGTGGGACGGGTCCGAACCCATCTGGGTCACCATGCAGAAGAAGGGCAAGAACGTGGCGATGTACTACTGGCCCG GTTGTGAGGTAGAGATCCTGGGTGTGCGGCCGTCCTTCTGTGAGGAGTATGTCTACAACCCTTCTCTAAAGAACCTGACCGACTCCATCGAGGACGCCCTCGACAACTTAGA GACAGGCAAAGCAGAAATGGCCGCAATATATTATGAGAAGATCGACGTGGAGGGCCACCATTTTGGACCAGACTCACACCAAATCAAAACGGCGGTGCGAGAACTGGACACAGCCTTGCAGATGCTGAACAAGAAGATCAAG GAGAAGGACTTGGGGGACAAGCTTAACGTCATGCTGTTCTCTGACCACGGCATGACCGCCATCCAGTGGATGGAGCGAGTGATCGAGCTGGACCAACACATCAACATGTCTGACATCGTCAAGATGATGGACCGAGGCGTGGTGGTCAGCCTGTGGCCCAAACACAACAAGGAGCAGGAG GTGCTCACCGCTCTGAGCGGAGTTCCTAACATGCGAGTGTACGACAGACAGAACATCCCGGAGCGGTTCCACTACAAAGGAGGGAAGTTTGTTCCCCCGCTGACACTGGTGGCCGAGCCTGGTTGGTTCATCACTGAG AACAAAGCGACTCTCCCTTACTGGAACAACGGTACTGGGACCTCAGGCTGGCAGAAGGGTTGGCATGGCTACGACAACACCTTCAATGACATGAAGGCTTTCTTCCTGGCAACAGGACCTG ACTTCAAGAAGGGGTTGCAGGCGGGGCCCATCCGGGCCGTGGACATCTACAACCTCATGTGCTCGACGGCGGGCGTGGTCCCCCTGCCTAACAACGGCTCCTGGGCGCGGGTAGAGTGCCTGCTGAGCGGCGCCGGCCCCCTGCCACGCCCGCTCCTCTGGAGCCTTCTTACCACCCTGCTGCTTGCCCTGCTGGGGGTGGGCCGCCACTGA
- the LOC115552134 gene encoding storkhead-box protein 2 isoform X3 → MSPISQSQFIPLGEVLLLAISAMNSAHKPVTQEALTEHLQTCFPGVPTPTDEVLHHTLNMLVRERKIYPTPDGYFIVTPQTYFITPSLIRTSSKWYHLDERAGDRLQQQQQQQQHQSQQTQCTSPLSGTVTPSTSGGVRDRAHPKPSQNHCGAGESYNNSYRGGGVEDPPSHHATLQRRSPKDPREAYSSPHSPQTPPTQGGGTAEKSRSTLSFPFKTDTLTKHRGGGGGGGGEAEKQSGSGSGSNSASRKFGLKLFRLSFKKDKTKQLATFSAQFPPEEWPLRDEEVPSQLPRNVEMEIIRRINPDLTVENLARHTAVMKRLEEERAQRSKASSANQSSRSRRSGGRHRKPSQAKPSRSHSKTRAPRGEPSDGSHPELTERDYRAYSSSLARSPREHALAMERQRARLHLAHSNPNILDAAHLPVTPEWDVSGELAKRRTEMPFPEPSHGPSAQHSKVHRSHSHTQERKSRTERSDKAKERSRSMDNSKGPLGAGLIGPPDYYDDRSRYYTDDGTLRANQSSSHYSRITPSKAKLANEALGLEGGRSLEKNKSRDSLPAYSPKPPAASIPSDDYFQCSASSEAVLTAANPHGSLGKSSHEGLKPGGVDRQSDRQTPHPPEYKEDVGKPGPKGGSLPPIPLSVPDPPLPNGRPVHGTSAGPEKRKEIFSKDTLFKPPPSLPLPGYSSLRKTPALAASALSSSCDALDSPEAFDAPKPLVATPSASAAPAGLEPGGSGSGAAEASFDYYNVSDDDELEEGAAKGRGTDGKAGGEGGKAGGGGVGGGGTMQWLLEREKERDLQRRFERNLTFPSAKENLPEPSQNQQSAHSARLDSMDSSSVTVDSGFNSPRTRESLASNTSSIVESNRRQNLALSPGHLGLATGNGPPFSFRAVPEPPAPQPEKLQKPSACLASITSV, encoded by the exons GTGTCCCCACGCCAACGGACGAAGTGCTGCACCACACACTGAACATGCTGGTGCGTGAGCGCAAAATCTACCCAACCCCGGACGGCTACTTTATCGTGACGCCCCAGACGTACTTCATCACCCCCAGCCTCATCAGGACCAGCTCAAAGTGGTACCACTTAGACGAGCGGGCCGGCGAccgcctccagcagcagcagcagcagcagcagcaccagagcCAGCAGACGCAGTGCACCTCCCCGCTCTCGGGCACCGTCACCCCCTCCACGTCCGGAGGGGTGCGGGACCGGGCGCACCCCAAGCCCAGTCAGAACCACTGCGGCGCCGGGGAGTCCTACAACAACAGCTACCGCGGCGGGGGCGTGGAGGACCCCCCCAGCCACCACGCCACGCTGCAGCGGCGCTCTCCTAAAGACCCCCGGGAGGCCTACTCCTCGCCCCATTCGCCCCAGACCCCGCCCACGCAGGGGGGCGGCACCGCCGAGAAGAGCCGAAGCACCCTGAGCTTCCCCTTCAAGACGGACACGCTCACCAAGcaccgggggggcgggggcggcggcggcggcgaggcgGAGAAGCAGTCGGGGAGCGGGAGCGGGTCGAACAGCGCCAGCCGCAAGTTCGGCCTCAAGCTGTTCCGCCTGAGCTTCAAGAAGGACAAGACCAAGCAGCTGGCCACCTTCTCGGCTCAGTTCCCGCCCGAGGAGTGGCCCCTCCGGGACGAGGAGGTCCCCAGCCAGCTGCCCCGGAACGTGGAGATGGAGATCATCCGCCGGATCAACCCCGACCTCACGGTGGAGAACCTGGCCCGGCACACGGCCGTCATGAagcggctggaggaggagcgcgcCCAGAGGAGCAAGGCCTCCTCGGCCAACCAGAGCTCGCGGAGCCGGAGGAGCGGCGGGCGGCACAGGAAGCCGTCGCAGGCCAAGCCCAGCCGCTCCCACAGTAAAACCAGAGCCCCCCGGGGGGAGCCCAGCGACGGCTCCCACCCGGAGCTCACGGAGCGGGACTACCGGGCCTACTCGTCGTCCCTGGCCCGCTCGCCCCGGGAACACGCCCTGGCCATGGAGCGCCAGCGGGCGCGGCTCCACCTGGCCCACAGCAACCCCAACATCCTGGACGCCGCCCACCTGCCGGTCACGCCCGAGTGGGACGTGTCGGGCGAGCTGGCCAAGCGGCGGACGGAGATGCCTTTCCCTGAGCCCAGCCACGGCCCCTCGGCCCAGCACTCCAAAGTCCACCGCTCTCACTCGCACACCCAGGAGAGGAAGTCGAGAACGGAGCGCAGCGACAAAGCCAAGGAACGTTCTAGATCCATGGACAACTCCAAAGGACCCCTGGGCGCCGGGCTTATAGGACCGCCGGACTACTACGACGACCGCAGTCGCTATTACACAGACGATGGGACCCTGCGAGCCAATCAGAGTTCTTCTCACTACTCTCGGATCACGCCCAGCAAAGCGAAACTCGCCAATGAGGCGCTGGGGTTGGAGGGCGGCAGAAGCTTGGAGAAGAACAAGAGCCGGGACAGTCTCCCGGCGTACTCCCCCAAGCCCCCGGCCGCCTCCATCCCCTCAGACGACTACTTCCAGTGCTCCGCCTCCTCTGAGGCGGTGCTCACGGCCGCCAACCCCCACGGCTCCCTGGGCAAGAGCAGCCACGAGGGGCTCAAGCCGGGCGGCGTGGACCGGCAGTCGGACAGACAGACGCCCCACCCTCCGGAGTACAAGGAGGACGTGGGCAAACCGGGCCCCAAAGGGGGCAGCCTGCCGCCCATCCCGCTGTCCGTGCCCGACCCCCCGCTGCCCAACGGCCGGCCCGTCCACGGCACGTCGGCGGGCCCCGAGAAGCGCAAGGAGATCTTCAGCAAGGACACACTGTTCAAGCCCCCGCCCAGCCTGCCGCTGCCCGGCTACAGCTCCCTGAGGAAGACCCCCGCCCTGGCCGCCTCGGCGCTCTCGTCCTCGTGCGACGCGCTCGACTCCCCGGAGGCCTTCGACGCGCCCAAGCCCCTGGTGGCCACGCCCTCGGCCAGCGCCGCCCCCGCCGGGTTGGAGCCCGGCGGCAGCGGTAGCGGGGCGGCCGAGGCCTCCTTCGACTACTACAACGTCTCGGACGACGACGAGTTGGAGGAGGGCGCCGCAAAGGGCCGGGGCACAGACGGGAAGGCGGGCGGAGAGGGGGGCAAGGCGGGCGGAGGTGGGGTGGGCGGAGGCGGGACCATGCAGTGGCtgctggagagggagaaggagagggacctTCAGCGCAGGTTTGAGCGCAACCTCACCTTCCCCAGTGCTAAAGAGAACCTCCCGGAGCCCAGCCAGAACCAGCAGTCGGCGCACTCAGCCAGGCTGGACAGCATGGACAGCAGCTCCGTGACGGTGGACAGTGGATTCAACTCTCCACG CACCAGGGAGAGCCTGgcctccaacacctcctccatAGTGGAGAGCAACCGCCGGCAGAACCTGGCCCTCAGCCCGGGGCACCTGGGCCTCGCCACAGGCAACGGGCCGCCCTTCTCCTTCCGCGCCGTCCCGGAGCCGCCCGCTCCGCAGCCTGAGAAGCTCCAGAAGCCCAGCGCCTGCCTGGCCTCCATCACCAGCGTCTGA